Within Spinacia oleracea cultivar Varoflay chromosome 4, BTI_SOV_V1, whole genome shotgun sequence, the genomic segment TACACATACTAACCCATAAGGTACATTCCACTATCAATTTATTTTAAGTAAAATGAAGTGCCGTAACGGGCCGGAATCCCGCATGATCAAAACGTTTAACCAAAAAActcgaatatttattttaaaaaaaatatttttaaacatTTGTGTTGACttgatatttttaaaaatgttaattttataaataacgggTATTGCAATTAATCTATATGGTCAATCCTTGTGTTtggtctttttttttgtttgacttAATCTATAATATACGTCACACAATACCATAAAGTACATTGTATTAATCTATAAGGTCCATTATATGAACTTATAAAGTACATGTTACAAACCTATAAAGTATATTGTATGGACCTATAAGGTATATTGCATGAACCTATAAAGTACAAGTCATAAAGTTATAAGGTACATTGTATGAATATATAAAATACATGACACAAACATATAAGGTACATAACACTAATCTATAAGGTACATTGTATGAACCTATATGCAGCAAAACTACAACAAAACTATTAAAGAACTTTGGAGTTGAAGGGTAGAGACTTTATAAAACTACAACAAAACTATTAAAGAACTTTGGAGTTGAAGGGTAGAGACTTTTTttacaacaaaaataaatgaacttTACTGGAGAAATACATCTATGCCAATGGAAAAACCAAGGAAAGCATTATTCTAGTAACATTAGATAGAGGTTTTTAATGTTTTGGCATTGGTAATAGGATTGAAATCATGGTTTTACCCAACAACCATATGCAATTTTCTGGATTTTTTGATATGCTTTTAAATCACTTTTTCTTGTCCGTCTTCATGGGAAGTAAACCCAACAACCATCTGCAATTTTATGGATTTTTTGTATATGCTTTTAAAGCACTTACCTTGTCAGTGTTCATGGAAATTTTTTCTTCCGAGACAACAAATTGCCCACTTGTAAGTAGCATTAGCAATAGGCAGAATCATACAACATCGAGAATGAAGCAGAGATTGTAATCATTTTGAGGAATTACCAAATCAGTACAAAGGAATCAGAAACTTTAAACTGAATATCATATATCCGGAAATCAACTAGAATTAGATTCCAAGAGCAACTGGAGAATTATTATCAATTTCTTGCCCGTTTCAAAATAATTACATAAAACATTTCTATCATGCATTTTTGTATAAAGAAGTTTATCTGCAGGATGTTTAGACAAGTAAGCCCTCGAGGTCATACTGCATCCCAAGCCTTTCCATTGTGTTCCTACTCAATACTTTCCTCTCATATAGTTCTTTCAAAACTTTTGTTGCTAGTTCCATTTCTTCTTCATCAACTATACCTTCgacaataatagtaatatataAGTCATCTCATTTGGCTTATATCCTTTGTCTACCATCATTTGAAAAATACCCAAAGACAAATCAGTTCTATAAGATTTGCATAACCCAAGTTTAAGAGCATTACAATTATCAACATCTAGTCTGTAGTTATTTCCTTCCACCAGCATGAAAATCTCAACTGCTGCACCTAATATTCCTTCGATACATAACCCTTTCAACAACGTTGAATACGTATGCGAATCAGGTGTGAATCCATACTTGGTCATCTGTTTCAGTGGCTTCAATGCCGGGTATGTATTATTTTTCCTGCACAAGGTTGTAATGACAGTTTTATAGAAGTATTGAGTGGAAAAGTTAGATTTGATACCTAAGCTTTGGATGATGGAGAATGCCTCCTAACCTTCCATCTTCATAAAGTACAACAATATAATTATATGTTCCTTCATTAGGACAACACCGCTGCAAAAAAAAATCTCGTCTAATTCTCTAAGAACTTCGTAATTACTTGATCTACCTTCCCCTCGCAGAAATGTATAACAATCGAGTTGTAGGTGGCTCCTGAAAGTTTGAATAATGCCTCATCATTTCTTCTAATACCAAAAATCCCTGATCAACTTGGCCATGGAGAGCAAGTGAACTGACCAAAATGTTATAAGTAACAACATATGGGTTACGTTCTCCATCATCCATTTCGGCTAGAATCCCCTTCAACTTCTCGTCGCATATGATCTCTCTCTTATTCTCAGGATTCTGTATGAAACAATTCAATAGCATAAGCTCGTGGAAAGAAAAATCCATGAAAAGATAAAGTACATGGTATCAAATAGCTAGATCTTAATTTTAAACCTATTTAAAACCTATTATCATGCACAATGAGGGTTGCACTATGACAGTAACAAACTAACAATTCCTTGATAAAAAACGGTAAGTTGACTTTAATCTGGATCCACACAAAAATGAAGAAAAGAAACAACCATGTTATAACAGATATTCACTACCTACAATCAATAGTTGCAAAACTATATGCATTTTGAGTGCTTTCACTTATCTACAAAATAGGGAAGATGCAAAAGCAAATGGGATTAAAGTAAACATAGCGCAAGAAGTCAAAAGGAAATGTAAGCTTTTAAAAACAAGCTTCAAAAGTTGCTAATCCATGAGGTACGGTTATTTCTGAAGCTTATtttaacatgattaaaagacacCTACATTTTCAAACAACAATCATAAAGCATTGTTTACAACATCCTTCAGAAGCAACAAAGTATAGAAGTTCAAAAAGCTAGAAAATTCCATTTAAACACCAAAGAGGGAAGACTAATGAATCAACAGCTCCAGCTAATCGAATCAAACCACGTCTAACTCAAGAAATGTCTAGGAAAAAACAGACAATAATCATATGCAATTAACAATTTAatgaaaacaacaaaaaattaacaaaaccacAGGTACATTAACATTATTAGATAAGAACGAAGAACAGATTAAATTAACAAATCAAGAAATTAATTTGGCCtaattttgttaaattcaaCTTACTTCAGCCATTTATTTTGAACTAATTTAATTGAATTCAGCTTTATTATTTCCCTCCCTATTTCACTAATCAACAAGATGGtttaaattgaaaattcatACCAAGTTTAGATCAAGCACTGCCTCAAAATGCATATCACTTAGCCAGGGGAAAAGACAAAGCATTAAATTCTGGCAAACAATATCATTTGATGTAGTCACTATTCAGGCCAACAATTTCTGTGTCTGTTATACCACCAGTTTACATTCATTTTCAATTAACTGAAGTTGTAACTCAACTTAAGGTCCTTATTTTGAAATCCATGAATAAAGCAATAATCTTGACTTTACTAAATGAACATGAATCTCTCATCATCCAAAGTAACAAATCGT encodes:
- the LOC110784753 gene encoding pentatricopeptide repeat-containing protein At1g79080, chloroplastic-like, which translates into the protein MAENPENKREIICDEKLKGILAEMDDGERNPYVVTYNILVSSLALHGQVDQGFLVLEEMMRHYSNFQEPPTTRLLYISARGRKNNTYPALKPLKQMTKYGFTPDSHTYSTLLKGLCIEGILGAAVEIFMLVEGNNYRLDVDNCNALKLGLCKSYRTDLSLGIVDEEEMELATKVLKELYERKVLSRNTMERLGMQYDLEGLLV